A window from Haloplanus rubicundus encodes these proteins:
- a CDS encoding HamA C-terminal domain-containing protein, producing MTTSDSSSWEKHTNIDREELEDFLFNVGSWEEGKLQVDTYCVRPRVDRLDMADFINFLEKKYPYFVFSETEIERREWPGKDALKMADFDNDPSHSGKLGELILFVLVDAILNLPLICHKMSQRYDPVQEVKGSDGLFFGEFGEYDALGIGEAKIYKERTSGIRDALDSTERFHGSDSHTKRQLELDVAARSLSDDLTEEELERIIEVLSSDPTQHRLIHPIFVGCEEKWLEDLQAECTEPDELKEKIRSRIADLDPMSYIQQKVETEFDTLRTEWLVFFLLPMEDVDEFRDQLQQAIFPHA from the coding sequence ATGACGACATCAGATAGTTCCTCTTGGGAAAAACATACAAATATCGATCGAGAGGAACTGGAAGACTTTCTCTTCAATGTGGGATCATGGGAGGAAGGAAAGCTGCAAGTTGATACTTATTGTGTGAGGCCTCGGGTCGACCGGCTTGACATGGCTGACTTTATAAATTTCTTGGAGAAAAAATACCCCTACTTCGTCTTCTCAGAGACCGAGATCGAGCGCAGGGAATGGCCCGGAAAAGATGCCCTGAAAATGGCTGATTTTGATAATGACCCGAGTCATAGTGGGAAGCTGGGTGAACTAATCCTATTTGTGTTAGTTGATGCGATTTTGAACCTTCCGTTGATCTGCCATAAAATGTCACAGCGATATGACCCTGTTCAAGAAGTAAAGGGTTCGGATGGCCTCTTTTTTGGTGAGTTTGGCGAATACGATGCTTTAGGCATTGGAGAGGCCAAAATCTACAAGGAACGAACATCAGGTATTCGTGATGCACTTGATAGTACAGAGCGTTTCCACGGTTCAGATAGCCATACAAAACGGCAGCTTGAACTAGATGTTGCAGCAAGGAGCCTGAGTGATGATCTTACCGAAGAGGAACTGGAACGGATTATAGAAGTACTATCTTCAGACCCCACTCAGCACCGGTTGATTCATCCAATTTTCGTCGGTTGCGAGGAAAAATGGCTGGAAGACCTCCAAGCCGAATGCACAGAGCCAGATGAATTGAAAGAGAAAATTCGATCACGAATTGCTGATCTTGATCCTATGTCGTATATTCAGCAGAAAGTCGAAACAGAATTTGACACCCTCAGAACAGAGTGGTTGGTATTTTTCCTCTTACCAATGGAAGATGTGGATGAATTTCGGGATCAGCTACAGCAGGCAATTTTCCCTCACGCTTAG